The following proteins come from a genomic window of Microbacterium sp. JZ31:
- a CDS encoding MFS transporter, with product MSSAPSIRRRTLRGHPIATLISVSFGLFMVGLDATVVHIANPAIAADLGTSFAELQWITNAYLLGIAVFLILGGQIGDRFGRRTTYAVGVIAFALASIAIGLVGSTAGVIAFRAVQGVSAAVLMPQTIALLRATFPRERFGMAVGIWGGVSSLAIAAGPIVGGALVQSAGWESIFFLNAPIAAIAVVMSALVLTESKASSAAGRFDIPGVLLLALGLAAVIVGIVQSETWGWASAFTIGALVLGIALLGLFVLVEARTKDPLLPLSLFRAPGFAVGGVAIAVNFFAMMGVTFFLTLFLVNVRGAEGLLAGVMLLPMSAVSIVASPVGAVLVSRIGARRTMALGLGMVAVAFAALTAITAESPYVGMAIPFVVLSLGVGFTMTAGAEAIVGSAPVHLAGVAGGFQSTMLQLGGALGTAVFAAIVTAGSRAGSAELPLTDGERDGVSQGIVPAHLSATDAATALNAFLGGFHAALITAAVLAAVVAVLALVALGKRPRPTAAEVREETVEAGAGHA from the coding sequence ATGTCCAGCGCGCCCTCGATCCGACGTCGCACCCTGCGCGGTCACCCGATCGCCACCCTCATCTCCGTGAGCTTCGGCCTGTTCATGGTCGGCCTCGACGCGACCGTCGTCCACATCGCCAATCCGGCGATCGCCGCGGACCTCGGCACGTCGTTCGCCGAGCTGCAGTGGATCACGAACGCGTACCTGCTCGGCATCGCCGTGTTCCTGATCCTCGGCGGCCAGATCGGCGACCGCTTCGGCCGCCGCACCACCTACGCCGTCGGCGTGATCGCGTTCGCGCTGGCCTCCATCGCGATCGGCCTGGTCGGCTCGACGGCCGGCGTGATCGCGTTCCGCGCCGTCCAGGGCGTGAGCGCGGCGGTGCTCATGCCGCAGACGATCGCGCTGCTGCGCGCGACCTTCCCGCGGGAGAGGTTCGGCATGGCGGTCGGCATCTGGGGCGGCGTGTCGTCGCTCGCGATCGCCGCGGGCCCGATCGTCGGCGGCGCGCTCGTGCAGTCCGCCGGCTGGGAGTCGATCTTCTTCCTCAACGCCCCCATCGCCGCGATCGCCGTCGTGATGTCGGCACTCGTCCTGACGGAGTCGAAGGCCTCGAGCGCCGCCGGCCGGTTCGACATCCCGGGTGTCCTGCTCCTCGCCCTGGGCCTCGCGGCCGTGATCGTCGGCATCGTCCAGTCGGAGACGTGGGGCTGGGCCAGCGCGTTCACGATCGGCGCGCTCGTGCTCGGCATCGCCCTGCTGGGCCTGTTCGTCCTCGTGGAGGCGCGGACGAAGGATCCGCTGCTGCCGCTGTCGCTGTTCCGCGCGCCGGGGTTCGCCGTCGGCGGCGTCGCGATCGCGGTGAACTTCTTCGCCATGATGGGCGTGACGTTCTTCCTGACCCTCTTCCTCGTGAACGTCCGCGGCGCCGAGGGCCTGCTCGCCGGCGTCATGCTGCTGCCCATGTCGGCCGTGTCGATCGTGGCGTCCCCCGTCGGCGCCGTCCTCGTCAGCCGCATCGGCGCCCGTCGCACCATGGCGCTCGGGCTGGGCATGGTCGCCGTCGCGTTCGCGGCGCTCACCGCGATCACCGCGGAGTCGCCCTACGTCGGCATGGCGATCCCGTTCGTCGTCCTCTCGCTGGGCGTCGGCTTCACCATGACGGCCGGAGCCGAGGCGATCGTCGGCAGCGCTCCCGTGCACCTCGCCGGCGTGGCGGGCGGGTTCCAGAGCACGATGCTGCAGCTCGGAGGCGCTCTCGGCACGGCGGTGTTCGCCGCGATCGTGACCGCCGGATCGCGAGCGGGATCCGCGGAGCTGCCGCTCACGGACGGCGAGCGCGACGGGGTCTCGCAGGGCATCGTCCCCGCACACCTGTCGGCGACGGATGCCGCCACCGCGCTGAACGCGTTCCTCGGGGGCTTCCACGCGGCGCTGATCACGGCCGCGGTGCTCGCGGCGGTCGTCGCCGTGCTCGCGCTCGTCGCGCTGGGCAAGCGTCCGCGGCCCACGGCCGCGGAGGTCCGCGAGGAGACCGTGGAGGCCGGCGCCGGCCACGCGTGA
- the rsmI gene encoding 16S rRNA (cytidine(1402)-2'-O)-methyltransferase — protein sequence MIILAATPIGNLGDASRRLIEVLEQAPVVAAEDTRTAQRLFAALGIANRPRLIAMHDHNERQKAAELVELAREQDLVVLTDAGMPTVSDPGYGLVSAAADAGVTVTAVPGPSAVLTALAVSGLPTDRFTFEGFVARKPGERRRALTALASEPRTMVFFEAPTRVAQTLADLGAAFGQDRRAAVCRELTKLHEEVARGTLAELTAWAEAGVRGELVIVVAGAVAGEVPLEDALSQVQELVASGTRLKDAAAEVAAHTGHSSRDLYQAALAAKR from the coding sequence GTGATCATCCTCGCGGCGACGCCCATCGGCAATCTGGGCGACGCATCCCGGCGGCTCATCGAGGTGCTCGAGCAGGCGCCGGTCGTGGCGGCCGAGGACACCCGCACGGCGCAGCGCCTGTTCGCGGCGCTCGGCATCGCCAACCGGCCCCGGCTGATCGCGATGCACGACCACAACGAGCGGCAGAAGGCGGCGGAGCTCGTCGAGCTCGCGCGGGAGCAGGACCTCGTCGTCCTGACCGACGCCGGCATGCCGACCGTGAGCGATCCGGGCTACGGCCTGGTGTCCGCGGCGGCGGACGCGGGCGTGACGGTCACCGCGGTCCCGGGACCGAGCGCCGTGCTCACCGCGCTCGCGGTGTCGGGCCTTCCGACCGACCGCTTCACGTTCGAGGGCTTCGTCGCGCGCAAGCCCGGGGAGCGGCGCCGCGCGCTCACTGCGCTGGCCTCCGAACCCCGCACGATGGTGTTCTTCGAGGCGCCCACGCGCGTGGCGCAGACGCTCGCCGACCTCGGTGCGGCCTTCGGGCAGGATCGCCGGGCGGCGGTGTGCCGCGAGCTCACGAAGCTGCACGAGGAGGTCGCGCGCGGCACGCTCGCCGAGCTGACAGCGTGGGCCGAGGCCGGTGTGCGCGGCGAGCTCGTGATCGTCGTGGCCGGCGCGGTCGCGGGCGAGGTGCCGCTCGAGGACGCGCTGTCCCAGGTGCAGGAGCTCGTCGCCTCCGGCACGCGGCTCAAGGACGCCGCCGCCGAGGTCGCGGCCCACACGGGGCACTCCTCACGCGACCTGTACCAGGCCGCGCTGGCCGCCAAGCGCTGA
- a CDS encoding FadR/GntR family transcriptional regulator — protein MGGGTHRDVLGELGRRISAGSIAPGTVLTLAGIEQEQGASRTVVREAVRVLESMGMVESRRRVGITVRPRELWDALDPQLIQWNLDGPFRQQQLEALAELRVAAEPMAARLAARRASPAQRAELRRLADRLVELGGRGLGASEPYLEADVAFHALLLAASGNPLLAVLERPVQAVLEGRTRLGLTPAIPAEGTLEEHMRVALAVAGADQDAAERHSRAHMRTVWGEVAEEVRGAAADQA, from the coding sequence ATGGGCGGCGGAACCCACCGCGACGTGCTGGGCGAGCTCGGGCGCCGCATCAGTGCGGGCAGCATCGCCCCCGGCACCGTGCTGACCCTCGCGGGCATCGAGCAGGAGCAGGGTGCCTCCCGCACCGTCGTGCGCGAGGCCGTGCGCGTGCTCGAGAGCATGGGCATGGTCGAGTCGCGCCGCCGCGTCGGGATCACCGTGCGCCCGCGCGAGCTCTGGGACGCGCTCGACCCGCAGCTGATCCAGTGGAACCTCGATGGGCCGTTCCGGCAGCAGCAGCTGGAGGCGCTCGCCGAGCTGCGCGTCGCGGCCGAGCCGATGGCCGCGCGCCTCGCGGCGCGGCGCGCGAGCCCCGCGCAGCGCGCCGAGCTGCGGCGCCTCGCCGACCGGCTCGTCGAGCTGGGCGGCCGCGGCCTCGGCGCGTCCGAGCCCTACCTGGAGGCGGATGTGGCGTTCCATGCGCTGCTGCTCGCCGCCTCGGGCAACCCGCTGCTCGCGGTGCTCGAGCGCCCCGTGCAGGCCGTGCTCGAGGGCCGGACCCGGCTCGGCCTCACGCCCGCGATCCCCGCCGAGGGCACGCTCGAGGAGCACATGCGCGTCGCGCTCGCGGTGGCGGGCGCCGACCAGGACGCCGCCGAGCGGCATTCCCGCGCGCACATGCGCACGGTGTGGGGCGAGGTCGCCGAGGAGGTGCGCGGCGCGGCCGCCGACCAGGCGTGA
- a CDS encoding GntP family permease, which yields MEDWTPVLGAGPLLAIAAVAVALILFLVIKLRLHAFLVLIIVSLLTAIATGLPMDVLVNEVLVQNFGGTVGNVALLIGLGAILGRLIESSGGAKVLADGMVRIFGEKRAAFALGLTSLILGFPIFFDAGLVVMLPIIFAVARRIGGKNLLLYGITGAAAFSVMHVFLPPHPGPVSATELFGADLGIVMLIGLVVAFPAWYLSGYLWGKFVNSRYPMIVPPLFGATDEDQPQNPPKASTVILILLLPLVLIFLNTGLNALGSVGAVDRDETWVQALMLIGTSPVALLITALVALLVLGKFRGQNGSALEKLVDNTLGSVASVILITGAGGMFGGVLRASGIGDALSETLDGLGLPLIFAAYLIAVALRVAQGSATVALVTTAGLLAPAVTAAGYSPIDTAAVTLAAAAGSVFASHVNDSGFWLVGRLMNLDVKTTLKTWTVQQAIESLVGFAIVLVIYAIF from the coding sequence ATGGAAGATTGGACACCGGTGCTCGGCGCCGGACCGCTGCTGGCGATCGCCGCCGTGGCCGTCGCGCTGATCCTGTTCCTCGTCATCAAGCTGCGGCTGCACGCGTTCCTCGTGCTGATCATCGTGTCGCTTCTGACGGCGATCGCGACCGGCCTGCCGATGGACGTGCTGGTCAACGAGGTGCTGGTGCAGAACTTCGGCGGGACGGTCGGCAACGTGGCCCTGCTGATCGGCCTCGGCGCCATCCTGGGCCGGCTCATCGAGTCGAGCGGTGGCGCGAAGGTGCTCGCCGACGGGATGGTGCGGATCTTCGGCGAGAAGCGCGCCGCGTTCGCGCTCGGCCTCACGTCGCTGATCCTCGGCTTCCCGATCTTCTTCGACGCGGGACTCGTCGTCATGCTGCCGATCATCTTCGCGGTCGCGCGGCGCATCGGCGGCAAGAACCTGCTGCTCTACGGCATCACGGGCGCCGCGGCCTTCTCGGTTATGCACGTGTTCCTGCCGCCGCACCCCGGTCCGGTCTCCGCCACGGAGCTGTTCGGGGCCGACCTCGGCATCGTCATGCTCATCGGCCTCGTCGTCGCCTTCCCGGCCTGGTACCTGTCGGGTTACCTGTGGGGCAAGTTCGTCAACTCGCGCTACCCGATGATCGTCCCGCCGCTGTTCGGCGCGACGGACGAGGATCAGCCGCAGAACCCCCCGAAGGCCAGCACGGTCATCCTGATCCTGCTGCTGCCGCTCGTGCTGATCTTCCTGAACACGGGCCTGAACGCGCTCGGCTCGGTGGGCGCGGTCGACCGCGACGAGACCTGGGTCCAGGCGCTCATGCTGATCGGCACGTCGCCCGTCGCGCTCCTGATCACGGCGCTCGTCGCGCTGCTCGTGCTCGGCAAGTTCCGCGGCCAGAACGGATCCGCGCTCGAGAAGCTCGTGGACAACACGCTCGGCTCCGTGGCCTCGGTCATCCTCATCACGGGTGCCGGCGGCATGTTCGGCGGCGTGCTGCGCGCGTCCGGCATCGGCGACGCCCTGTCCGAGACGCTGGACGGCCTCGGCCTGCCGCTCATCTTCGCGGCCTATCTGATCGCGGTCGCGCTGCGCGTGGCCCAGGGCTCGGCCACGGTCGCGCTCGTGACGACGGCGGGTCTGCTCGCCCCGGCGGTCACCGCCGCGGGCTACAGCCCGATCGACACGGCCGCCGTGACGCTTGCCGCCGCCGCCGGTTCGGTGTTCGCCAGCCACGTGAACGACTCGGGCTTCTGGCTGGTCGGACGCCTGATGAACCTGGACGTCAAGACGACGCTGAAGACCTGGACCGTGCAGCAGGCGATCGAGTCGCTCGTCGGCTTCGCGATCGTCCTGGTGATCTACGCCATCTTCTGA
- a CDS encoding SDR family oxidoreductase produces the protein MTTHDVFDISGRLALVTGSSRGLGRTLALALAEAGARVVLHGRDRAALAGAADELETATGRRPATVAFDVADAAAVEEGIGGLIAEHGVPDILVNNAGIQRRAPFAEFRVEDWDAVIAANLSSAFYVSRFVTPGMVERGSGKIVNIASVQSRLARQTIAPYGASKGGIALLTQGMAADLARHGIQVNAISPGYFTTEMNRALVEDEAFTEWLVNRTPARRWGDVSELRGALLFLASDASSFVSGQNIFVDGGMTAVV, from the coding sequence ATGACGACCCACGACGTGTTCGACATCTCGGGCCGACTGGCCCTCGTGACCGGCTCGTCGCGCGGCCTCGGCCGCACGCTCGCCCTGGCGCTCGCGGAAGCGGGCGCCAGGGTGGTGCTGCACGGCCGCGACCGCGCGGCGCTCGCCGGCGCGGCGGACGAGCTCGAGACCGCCACGGGCCGCCGCCCCGCGACCGTCGCGTTCGACGTCGCGGACGCCGCCGCGGTCGAGGAGGGGATCGGCGGCCTCATCGCCGAGCACGGCGTGCCCGACATCCTCGTCAACAACGCGGGCATCCAGCGACGCGCGCCGTTCGCCGAGTTCCGCGTGGAGGACTGGGACGCCGTGATCGCGGCGAACCTGTCGAGCGCGTTCTATGTCTCGCGCTTCGTGACGCCGGGGATGGTCGAGCGCGGCTCGGGCAAGATCGTGAACATCGCATCGGTGCAGTCGCGCCTCGCGCGGCAGACGATCGCGCCGTATGGCGCGAGCAAGGGCGGCATCGCGCTGCTGACGCAGGGGATGGCGGCCGACCTGGCACGCCACGGCATCCAGGTCAACGCGATCTCGCCCGGGTACTTCACGACCGAGATGAACCGCGCGCTGGTGGAGGACGAGGCGTTCACGGAGTGGCTCGTGAACCGCACGCCCGCGCGGCGCTGGGGCGACGTGAGCGAGCTGCGCGGGGCGCTGCTGTTCCTCGCCTCGGATGCCTCGAGCTTCGTGTCGGGACAGAACATCTTCGTCGACGGCGGCATGACCGCCGTGGTCTGA
- a CDS encoding zinc-binding dehydrogenase encodes MRAVWIEGKDAISVGEAPAPEPGEGEVRLRVDYVGICGSDLHYFFEGANGEYVVREPLVPGHELSGRVDLDPSGALAPGTPVTVHPARFGSPVRGAEQDPHLWPGGSYLGSASTQPHTQGAMAELLVVRADMVRVLPESLPVRRAVLAEPLAVALHAATRAGDLAGARVLVSGAGPIGLLAFAAARARGAESVAVSDVLAEPLARAAALGADETFRVGEQDLPAEAFDVVLECSGAPVAISAAGVAVRRRGTVVQVGMLPDEPRPVNLAPFISKEVALLGTFRFHDEIDEAVALLAERPELEQVITDVVQVADAEDAFRIARDSRRSSKVVVSLAEPAA; translated from the coding sequence ATGCGAGCGGTGTGGATCGAGGGCAAGGACGCGATCTCCGTGGGCGAGGCGCCCGCGCCCGAGCCGGGCGAGGGGGAGGTGCGCCTGCGCGTCGACTACGTCGGGATCTGCGGATCCGACCTGCACTACTTCTTCGAGGGGGCGAACGGCGAGTACGTCGTGCGCGAGCCGCTCGTCCCCGGGCACGAGCTCTCGGGTCGCGTCGACCTCGACCCGTCGGGCGCGCTCGCGCCGGGCACGCCCGTGACCGTGCACCCCGCGCGCTTCGGCTCGCCCGTGCGCGGGGCGGAGCAGGATCCGCACCTGTGGCCCGGCGGGTCGTACCTCGGCAGCGCGTCGACGCAGCCGCACACGCAGGGCGCCATGGCCGAGCTGCTCGTCGTGCGCGCCGACATGGTGCGCGTGCTGCCCGAGTCGCTGCCCGTGCGCCGGGCCGTGCTCGCCGAGCCGCTCGCGGTGGCGCTGCACGCCGCGACCCGCGCGGGCGACCTCGCCGGCGCGCGCGTGCTCGTCTCGGGCGCGGGGCCGATCGGTCTGCTGGCGTTCGCCGCGGCTCGCGCGCGCGGCGCGGAGTCCGTGGCGGTGAGCGACGTGCTGGCGGAGCCGCTCGCGCGCGCGGCGGCTCTCGGCGCCGACGAGACGTTCCGGGTGGGGGAGCAGGACCTTCCCGCCGAGGCCTTCGACGTCGTGCTGGAGTGCTCCGGTGCGCCGGTCGCGATCAGCGCGGCGGGAGTGGCCGTGCGCCGTCGCGGCACGGTCGTGCAGGTGGGCATGCTGCCTGACGAGCCGCGGCCCGTGAACCTCGCGCCCTTCATCTCGAAGGAGGTGGCGCTGCTCGGCACGTTCCGCTTCCACGATGAGATCGACGAGGCCGTCGCGCTCCTCGCGGAGCGTCCGGAGCTCGAGCAGGTGATCACCGACGTCGTGCAGGTCGCCGACGCGGAGGACGCCTTCCGGATCGCGCGCGACTCGCGCCGATCCAGCAAGGTCGTCGTGTCGCTGGCAGAGCCGGCGGCGTGA
- a CDS encoding gluconokinase, with protein sequence MAAQDIVLGVDMGTTATKVVAYTPDGRQLASASHGYPLEEPHPGHAVQDPDLILGAVYEGVRDVVAELGPDRIAGMSFSSAMHSLLALDDELQPLTPVITWADTRASAQSERLRASANGLALHRRTGTPIHPMSPLTKLMWFREQEPRIRQTAAFWVGIKDWVLLRMCGALVVDHSLASASGLMDIHTLAWDQEALGLAGIREEQLPDLVPTTTVLDGLTEEAAAATGLRTATRVVVGAGDGPLANLGVGAVRPGVAACSIGTSGALRVAVDRPAVDPRGGVFCYALTADRWVIGGAVNNGGIVLDWVRSEIADGEVPTEELLDAAATVPAGSGGLLMLPYLLSERAPHWSSVARGAYVGLTRAHRREHLVRAAVEGVALQLSLVLHSMRAAGLEIDEIRATGGVMQHPLWQQTLADALGSPVGMLEEQEGSGFGAALLGMEALGLIASIDVAADLVPVSRVIRNRPADAAVYATLRPLFDELYDALFSANARLQKLAPSLPLA encoded by the coding sequence GTGGCTGCACAGGACATCGTCCTCGGCGTCGATATGGGCACGACGGCGACGAAGGTCGTGGCGTACACGCCCGACGGACGTCAGCTGGCGTCGGCCTCGCACGGCTATCCGCTCGAGGAGCCGCACCCGGGGCACGCCGTGCAGGATCCGGATCTGATCCTGGGCGCCGTGTACGAGGGCGTCCGTGACGTCGTCGCCGAGCTCGGTCCCGACCGCATCGCGGGGATGTCGTTCTCGTCCGCGATGCACAGCCTGCTCGCCCTCGACGACGAGCTGCAGCCGCTGACACCCGTCATCACGTGGGCCGACACGCGCGCCTCGGCCCAGTCCGAGCGGCTGCGCGCCTCGGCCAACGGGCTCGCGCTGCACCGCCGCACGGGCACGCCGATCCACCCCATGTCGCCACTGACGAAGCTGATGTGGTTCCGCGAGCAGGAGCCGCGGATCCGGCAGACTGCGGCGTTCTGGGTCGGGATCAAGGACTGGGTGCTGCTGCGGATGTGCGGCGCGCTCGTGGTCGACCACTCGCTCGCGTCGGCGTCCGGACTGATGGACATCCACACGCTCGCGTGGGATCAGGAGGCGCTGGGCCTCGCGGGCATCCGCGAGGAGCAGCTGCCGGACCTCGTCCCCACCACCACCGTGCTCGACGGGCTCACGGAGGAGGCCGCCGCCGCGACGGGCCTGCGCACCGCGACCCGCGTCGTCGTGGGCGCGGGCGACGGCCCGCTCGCGAACCTCGGTGTCGGCGCGGTGCGCCCGGGTGTCGCGGCGTGCTCGATCGGGACGAGCGGGGCACTGCGCGTTGCGGTCGACCGCCCGGCCGTTGACCCCCGCGGCGGCGTGTTCTGCTACGCCCTGACGGCGGATCGCTGGGTCATCGGCGGCGCCGTCAACAACGGCGGCATCGTGCTCGACTGGGTGCGGTCCGAGATCGCGGACGGCGAGGTCCCCACCGAGGAGCTGCTCGACGCGGCCGCGACGGTGCCCGCGGGATCGGGCGGCCTGCTGATGCTGCCCTATCTGCTGAGCGAGCGCGCGCCGCACTGGAGCTCGGTTGCGCGCGGCGCCTACGTGGGGCTGACGCGCGCGCACCGGCGCGAGCACCTCGTGCGCGCGGCGGTCGAGGGCGTCGCGCTGCAGCTCTCGCTCGTGCTGCACTCGATGCGCGCCGCGGGACTCGAGATCGACGAGATCCGTGCGACGGGCGGTGTGATGCAGCATCCGCTGTGGCAGCAGACGCTCGCCGACGCGCTCGGGTCGCCGGTCGGCATGCTCGAGGAGCAGGAGGGCTCCGGATTCGGCGCCGCGCTGCTCGGCATGGAGGCCCTCGGGCTGATCGCCTCGATCGACGTGGCGGCCGACCTGGTCCCCGTCAGCCGCGTGATCCGCAACCGCCCCGCCGACGCCGCCGTGTACGCGACCCTGCGGCCGCTGTTCGACGAGCTGTACGACGCCCTGTTCTCCGCGAACGCGCGCCTGCAGAAGCTCGCGCCCTCGCTGCCGCTGGCGTAA
- the metG gene encoding methionine--tRNA ligase, which produces MTSGRSFYITTPIYYPSDVPHIGHGYTTVAADALARWHRQAGDDTWMLTGTDEHGQKMMRAAAANGVTPQEWVDKLVTEAWFPLLKTLDVANDDFIRTTQERHETRAQKFWQSIYDRGYVYAGEYEALYCVGCEEFKPESEIVDGTGPFEGLKVCAIHSKPLELLHEKNYFFKLSEFQDRLLALYRDRPDFVQPESARNEVVAFVQQGLKDLSISRSAFDWGIPIPWDSSHVLYVWIDALLNYATAIGYGADDENFARRWPGYHVVGKDILRFHAVIWPAMLMAAGLDVPKGVFAHGWLLVGGEKMSKSKATGIAPETLVETFGSDAFRFYFLSAIAFGQDGSFSWEDLSARYQAELANGFGNLASRTIAMIGRYFDGAVPEPGAYTDVDLAIQRVVQDAASRADEAIERFRIDEAIRAVWTIVDELNGYITDNEPWALAKDETQRERLATVLYTCAEGLRALAVLLSPIMPQSTAKLWAALGADQALGTLAEQPIREVGTWGVLPAGTATQALAPLFPRIEQAD; this is translated from the coding sequence GTGACTTCCGGCCGTTCGTTCTACATCACCACGCCGATCTACTACCCGTCCGACGTGCCCCACATCGGGCACGGCTACACGACGGTGGCGGCGGATGCGCTCGCGCGCTGGCACCGCCAGGCGGGGGATGACACCTGGATGCTCACCGGCACGGACGAGCACGGCCAGAAGATGATGCGCGCGGCGGCGGCGAACGGCGTCACGCCGCAGGAGTGGGTCGACAAGCTCGTGACCGAGGCGTGGTTCCCGCTGCTGAAGACGCTGGACGTCGCGAACGACGACTTCATCCGCACGACGCAGGAGCGCCACGAGACCCGCGCGCAGAAGTTCTGGCAGTCGATCTACGACCGCGGCTACGTGTACGCGGGAGAGTACGAGGCGCTGTACTGCGTCGGCTGCGAGGAGTTCAAGCCCGAGAGCGAGATCGTCGACGGCACGGGTCCGTTCGAGGGGCTGAAGGTCTGCGCGATCCACTCCAAGCCGCTCGAGCTGTTGCACGAGAAGAACTACTTCTTCAAGCTCAGCGAGTTCCAGGACCGCCTGCTCGCGCTGTACCGCGACCGGCCCGACTTCGTGCAGCCCGAGTCGGCGCGCAACGAGGTCGTCGCGTTCGTGCAGCAGGGCCTGAAGGACCTGTCGATCTCGCGCTCCGCGTTCGACTGGGGCATCCCGATCCCGTGGGACAGCTCGCACGTGCTGTACGTGTGGATCGACGCGCTCCTGAACTACGCCACCGCGATCGGCTACGGCGCGGACGACGAGAACTTCGCGCGCCGCTGGCCCGGCTACCACGTCGTGGGCAAGGACATCCTGCGCTTCCACGCCGTGATCTGGCCGGCCATGCTGATGGCGGCCGGCCTGGATGTCCCGAAGGGCGTCTTCGCACACGGCTGGCTGCTCGTGGGCGGCGAGAAGATGTCGAAGTCGAAGGCGACGGGCATTGCGCCCGAGACGCTCGTGGAGACCTTCGGCAGCGACGCGTTCCGCTTCTACTTCCTCTCCGCGATCGCGTTCGGCCAGGACGGCTCGTTCTCGTGGGAGGACCTGTCCGCGCGCTACCAGGCCGAGCTCGCGAACGGCTTCGGCAACCTCGCCTCGCGCACGATCGCGATGATCGGGCGCTACTTCGACGGCGCGGTGCCCGAGCCTGGCGCCTACACGGACGTCGATCTCGCGATCCAGAGGGTCGTGCAGGATGCCGCGTCGCGCGCGGACGAGGCGATCGAGCGGTTCCGGATCGACGAGGCGATCCGTGCGGTCTGGACGATCGTGGACGAGCTGAACGGCTACATCACGGACAACGAGCCGTGGGCGCTGGCGAAGGACGAGACCCAGCGCGAGCGCCTGGCGACCGTGCTGTACACGTGCGCCGAGGGGCTGCGCGCGCTCGCTGTGCTGCTGTCGCCGATCATGCCCCAGTCCACCGCCAAGCTGTGGGCGGCTCTCGGCGCCGACCAGGCGCTCGGGACGCTCGCCGAGCAGCCGATCCGCGAGGTCGGCACGTGGGGCGTCCTGCCCGCCGGCACGGCGACGCAGGCCCTTGCGCCGCTGTTCCCGCGCATCGAGCAGGCCGACTGA
- a CDS encoding TatD family hydrolase — MSSPETPETYVRERVKDGRKDLRYPDAPEPLAVPVYDNHAHLEITDGDEPLDLAAHLERALAVGIAGVVQASGDIESSRWAVEAAEAHPRVLAAVAIHPNDAPTYARAGRLDEAIAVMDELAARPRVRAIGETGLDYFRTDEAGRPAQHTSFEAHIALAKKHGIAMQIHDRDAHRDVLDTLARVGAPERTVFHCFSGDADMAREAADNGYHLSFAGNITFKNAQNLRDALAVTPVERILVETDAPFLTPVPHRGRPNAPYLVPVTVRFMAAELGMDVDELCARIAANTTEVYGAF; from the coding sequence GTGAGCTCCCCGGAGACCCCGGAGACCTACGTCCGCGAGCGCGTCAAGGACGGCCGCAAGGACCTCCGCTACCCGGACGCGCCAGAGCCTCTCGCGGTGCCGGTGTACGACAACCACGCGCACCTGGAGATCACGGACGGCGACGAGCCGCTGGACCTCGCCGCGCACCTCGAGCGCGCGCTCGCCGTGGGCATCGCGGGGGTCGTGCAGGCATCCGGCGACATCGAGTCCTCGCGCTGGGCCGTCGAGGCGGCCGAGGCGCATCCGCGCGTCCTCGCCGCCGTGGCGATCCATCCGAACGACGCGCCCACGTACGCGCGGGCCGGGCGGCTCGACGAGGCCATCGCAGTGATGGACGAGCTCGCCGCCCGCCCGCGCGTGCGGGCGATCGGCGAGACGGGCCTCGACTACTTCCGCACGGACGAGGCGGGGCGTCCCGCGCAGCACACCTCGTTCGAGGCGCACATCGCGCTCGCGAAGAAGCACGGCATCGCGATGCAGATCCACGACCGCGACGCGCATCGCGACGTGCTCGACACGCTCGCGCGCGTGGGCGCGCCCGAGCGGACCGTGTTCCACTGCTTCTCGGGCGACGCCGACATGGCGCGCGAGGCCGCCGACAACGGCTACCACCTGTCGTTCGCGGGCAACATCACGTTCAAGAACGCGCAGAATCTGCGCGATGCGCTGGCCGTGACGCCGGTCGAGCGCATCCTGGTCGAGACCGACGCGCCGTTCCTCACCCCCGTGCCGCACCGCGGCCGCCCGAACGCGCCATACCTCGTTCCCGTCACGGTGCGGTTCATGGCTGCCGAGCTCGGCATGGACGTCGACGAGCTGTGCGCACGGATCGCCGCCAACACCACCGAGGTCTACGGCGCGTTCTGA